In one window of Musa acuminata AAA Group cultivar baxijiao chromosome BXJ3-2, Cavendish_Baxijiao_AAA, whole genome shotgun sequence DNA:
- the LOC135631376 gene encoding uncharacterized protein LOC135631376 → MPRDDQLLDDLCALVLAAFRSPRTAPPMREQVTPAGFASFLLGASVVMMLCGSMTFLIGFLLLPWVIGLLAVVYFAGVVSNLSGLTRAILRRISSSNPEAIPDILSSKFTTC, encoded by the exons ATGCCCCGGGATGACCAACTCCTCGACGATCTCTGCGCCCTCGTCCTCGCTGCCTTTCGCTCCCCCCGCACCGCCCCGCCGATGCGCGAGCAGGTGACGCCGGCGGGGTTCGCCTCGTTCCTCCTCGGCGCGTCGGTGGTCATGATGTTGTGCGGGTCCATGACGTTCCTGATCGGGTTCCTACTGCTGCCCTGGGTCATCGGCCTCTTGGCGGTGGTGTATTTCGCCGGGGTCGTCTCCAATCTGTCCGGCCTGACGAGGGCGATCCTTCGCCGGATTTCCTCCTCGAACCCCGAGGCGATCCCAG ATATACTCTCTTCCAAATTTACAACTTGTTAG